The following DNA comes from Enterocloster bolteae.
TGCTGTATGCCCTGATGCTGGAATCCTATAATGACGCGGCTGTGATGATAGCAGAGCATATAGGAGGCAGCGTGGAAGGGTTCGCGGCAATGATGAATGAAAAGGCTGCCGGACTGGGCTGCGGGGATACCTATTTTATTACGCCCAATGGGCTGGATGGGGTCAAGACGGATGAACAGGGAAAGGAACATATCCATTCCACCACAGCCTCTGATTTGGCCAGGATTATGCGGTACTGTGTGACAGAGTCCCCTGCAAAGGATGAATTTTTAAAGATAACACAGACACAGAACCACTACTTTACGGATATGGCAGGGAAACGCTCCTTTAACTGTTATAATCACAATGCATTTTTGACTATGATGGAAGGAGTACTGTCCGGGAAAACGGGATTTACAGGGGGCGCCGGGTATTCTTATGTGGGAGCCATGGAGAATCAGGGAAGGACCTATGTGATTGCCCTTCTGGGCTGCGGCTGGCCGCCTCACAAGACGTATAAATGGTCGGATGCGAGAAAGCTCTACACCTATGGGCTGGAGCATTTTAAGATGAAGGATGTATTTCAGGAGGAAACCTTTGCCAGGGTTCCTGTTTCAGGGGGACTGTGCTGGAAGGAAGGGGAAGGAGCCATTGACCAGGTGGAGCTGTCCATGATGCTGAATCCGGATGATATGCACCTGACACTGCTGATGGGAGAGGGGGAGGAAGCGCGGGTGGTAAAGAAGGTTCCTTCTATATTAATGGCTCCGGTCAGGGAAGGACAGCAGGTGGGGACCGTGGACTATTACCTGGGTGAGGTGCTGGTAAAAAGGTTCCCTGTTTATGCCATGCAGGGAGTGGAGAAGATGAATCTGAGGCGGGCTGCGGACCGTGTGCTGGATCTGTTTCTGGTGAGGTGAGAAGGGGGAGCCGGCCCTTTGGTTAGGGCGCCGGGAAGGGGATTTTAGAGGGCTTTGGCCGGAATATGCCAGGATTTGCCACATTATTTAATCTTTTCTTACAAATCTTTGTATTATGTGAAGTTTCCGCCGTTCTTGTTGACATATGAACGCTTTTGTCATTATAATAGGATTAATGTCATAAAATAGAAATTCATACGAATTATGGATATGAATGAAGATACAGGAGATTTTTACATAATGAAGGGAAAAAAGTTAAAAAGGGGCCTGGCGCTTGTGCTGGGACTGATGCTGGCCGCTGAGGTTCCGGCATCTGTGGCAACGCCTTTTCAAATGTTTGATTCCTATGCATATACAGGGGCGGCCACGGTTAAGGCCACCTCTTTGAATGTACGAAGCGGAGCCGGAACCGGCTATTCATCAGTGGGCAGGCTGGCGGCGGGAGCGGCAGTTACCGTTATCGGGGAACAGCGCGGAACAGACGGCAATACATGGTATCAGATTCAATACACAGGAACGGGCGGAGCCGTGAATACCGGCTATGTCTCATCCGTCTATATCAGGCTTCCGGTGGCCTATACCAAGGATTCTGATTTTGAAGCATATCTTACCTCACAGGGATTTCCGGAGAGCTACAAGAACGGGCTCAGGCAGCTTCATGCCCAATATCCGAATTGGGTATTCAAAGCCAAGAACACAGGCCTGGACTGGAATACGGTCATTGAAAATGAGTCTGTGCTGGGGCGCAACCTTGTGGCCACAGGCAGTGTTTCCTCCTGGAAGTCCGTTGCCAACGGGGCTTACAACTGGGACAACAGCACATGGACCGGATTCGACGGCAGTAACTGGGTGGCTGCTTCCGAGGATATTATACGGTATTACATGGACCCCAGAAACTTTTTGGATGAGACGTATGTGTTCCAGTTCCTCAACCATGAATATGATGCGAATACCCAGACAAAGGAGGGATTAAACAGCCTCATATCCGGCTCCTTCCTGTCTGGGACAACGAATTCCACAGGGACAGGGGGAAGCGATTTCTCCAGCGGACCAGGATCTTCGACAGGAGGTTCCGGTTCAGGCGGTCCCGGCTCCTCAGGCAGCTCCTCCGGTTCTTCTTCCGGTTCCTCCAGGGGGCCCGGGCGCAGCAGCACCT
Coding sequences within:
- a CDS encoding D-alanyl-D-alanine carboxypeptidase family protein encodes the protein MKQWIFLITLTISLVCTQMNAAADSWTSVPATKEVREDGDFLKLYAQSAVLMDGDTGRILYGKGQDIIRPMASTTKIMTCILALENGRGEDAVKASSNAASQPKVHLGVREGEEYRLEDLLYALMLESYNDAAVMIAEHIGGSVEGFAAMMNEKAAGLGCGDTYFITPNGLDGVKTDEQGKEHIHSTTASDLARIMRYCVTESPAKDEFLKITQTQNHYFTDMAGKRSFNCYNHNAFLTMMEGVLSGKTGFTGGAGYSYVGAMENQGRTYVIALLGCGWPPHKTYKWSDARKLYTYGLEHFKMKDVFQEETFARVPVSGGLCWKEGEGAIDQVELSMMLNPDDMHLTLLMGEGEEARVVKKVPSILMAPVREGQQVGTVDYYLGEVLVKRFPVYAMQGVEKMNLRRAADRVLDLFLVR